CTTTGTCTACAATCAAAGACTTGATCGTCCCTCACCAGTCGACATGCCGTCCGAAATGTGAGGGGACAAGGCCTAGTGACCAGGGTACTGAGGGAGTGAATATGCTAGAGTAGCAAAAGGATTTTTCGCCAAAGTAACAGCTCTGCCATGGCGAATTTAGCCTTCACCACAAGTCGTTCGTAACCTACATGGATCAGgaagccaccttgcgacattttgctgaGACGGTGGTGAGTCTTAGCAACGgcttactcttagctaggcttccaaTTCCGAGAAGAATGTCAGATGTGTCGAACTTCTTCTTAGCTCAGGAGACCCTGGCGGAGGActaacctccgctgtgcatcgcagttggATGCGCAGAGTCATCTCACCGCCACAATGAGGCGGTATACCATTGTGGAAGGGCATCAAGTATAAAGGAccaaaattctgcaaaatgaATAACACAGCTTTAAAACTATGTCGTAGCAAGAAAAAAGGCCAAGAAAATGGCGGCAATCTACAGCGAAAAATATCTTGGAGAAGAGCGGAAATCCTGCGGACTGATGACAAGATAATTCGATGTTGGTTAAGGGCATCGTATTCGAACATATCACTAATCATCGCAGAATCCAAATCGCTGTTCAACTGACCACTAACCATTGGAGTTTTTCACTAAGTGATTCACCACCACTATCACACGTCACCACTGTCATACTACATGACTTCTGATCAGGAAGCGTCGAGAGACCCAAAAGacacttcatttctttattctaGACTTGAGAAAAGCGTTCGACAGTATCTTGGACGAGTGAATTCTAGAACACAAACAGCGGAATTGATCAAATTGTTCGATATATTGCACAGggagggtgtagcgcagttggtaaaaGGTCCGCTGTGCTCACAGAGTCGATGGTTTGAATATCCTTAGTCGCAagcaagcttttcatccttctggCGTCGACATATTGGTACGAGATTTGCCAAGAATGATGAAATCTCTGTGGTATCATATTAAGCGGATTAATAAGCCAGAGACTTTATTCTCTATATAATCCACGACGATGGAAGATATGGAACGGTTTGATCTTATCTGATTTATCTGATATTTCTATCCTCCCGTCATTCTCCAGTGTCTACCCCTATCTTCATTCACCATCGTATTCTTCGTAGATGGCATCACAGGAGACTAACTTGACTCACTtcacttaatcggcgggctatCGACACGATATCGGTAACTGCCACCTTACGCAATAGCGCACATCTCCGCCGAGGTATGTCGCCTTTGAGCATAGCTCTGCctaaccttctcgatcttctctTAGAAGGTTGGTCAGAATCGATCCATTTCTGAAATGCCTAACTATGGGGAGCTGTCTGGTGGTTCCTAAGAATGTGTCCAAAGAAgagaagacgattttctgtggCTATTTTCGATGCCGATACAAGATCTTCACAGTATGCGCGTGTCATTCACAGGTACATCTGCGCATAAAGATCTTCACTGTAGCATACTCTAGCCCAAAAATACCAGTTTTAGCAGCTTTCTTTTCGTGCAGTCAAGATATTCCATTACTGTAAACTGTGCTGCGCAAGCCTCCGATCCCTACTTCGTGACAGAGCGAATGACGGACGATAGATTCGCAGTTTGACTTTTAGGTGATGCTAGTTGGCCACCTGTTCAAAGAGTTGAATGCAGAGTGGCCTTgccgcatctttgctgaatatctttctcataTTTGCCGTTGCTCTTCAGCACACAACCCAGGTTACAGGAGAGAGACGCACAGTTGGGCTTAGTGGTCACATGTGATGGCAGAATAGGATGCGTAGTTACTATTGGAGTAAACGTAGCATGGTTAAATCGGCGATCTAGAACCCAAGTGTCCtacgattttaaaaaatggaccGACATCCTCGGCTCAAAGGCACCGGAACCATCATTTGCCGTGGCACCCGCTGTGAGTTCATGTGCTGCCCGCGATGAAGGAAGCAGTATTTCGTTTCGAGGTCATTCAGATGAAGATTGACTATTGACATCGCACTAATTGATCAAATCTGGAACGACGACATTCAACACAGATGAACAATGACTCCCGCAGCGGGCGAGAAGTATTCGATCGTCTTTACTTTTGATTTCCTGGATATCGTTGTATACGGCAGGCATTCAATAAGTGGGCTAATACAGTGGTAATTCTACACGACTCACACGTCACGAAACTTACATTGACATCAAAATAACAGACATTCACCCTGACCAGCATATTAGCGGACCATGTTGCTTCATCTAAAGGTTAGAGCGGGCTCTGCCAGCGAACAAGACAAACCACTAGCCCCGAGCAGAAGGTCAAACGCCGGGCATATTGACGTGCTACGGAAACCCCAGAAAAGCTATAGCGTTGGGTTGTAGAATATGGAAACGAGCGTGGTTTCGCTCAACTTCCtttaatcgtcgtgaaaaaccgCGTGGAAGACGGCGATCTTTCCCACGAGGTAAGCTGGAACGCAGCacctttgtacacgctccgcgtccacgagcgaggtGTCGATGATTTATGAGGTCTTCTCATCGGATCACCATcatcaatgaataggctgctggaGAAGGGAGGGGGACCGCAGACTGTGCAAGGTGACGTGTTCtgacgtatctcgtaggaacaaacgccgttctcacgtcgttttttttaaagacgatTAGGGGGAGTTAAGCGGAGCCATTCTGGGTTCTGTAATCCGCAAATCGAACTCTCCATGTTCCCAAGGGTTTCCCTACTATGAAAAATTCTTGATGCACTACCTTTAAattcatcaccccacgaatctggggtggtacggattgcaggtggagtattcgtatacgatagtagattatggagaggggggagggagtgattccgcctatttcttcctaattgccgtaaaaaacggtccggaagatgcggcgcgtgcacagggctggcgcgctccaatcgaactccttgtagaaaacagtgcaccagaacgcccgaaaccgtatcttgcgggccgttttttaaggcaattaggaagaaatggacggaatcatcttcctctctataatcttctatcccgtatacgaatactccacctgaaatccgtaccacctcagattcatggagtgatgcctctaagtgCTCGCTATTAGTCCCTTCTATGAGCAAAAGGTGGAAGCATCGTAGAATTGGAATCCTTCCTGTGCCCAGTCCCAATGAACGCATACTGCTGCTCTTCCGACAAAGAATTTCTGTGCGGAATGGCTAACCAGAcgtcactttaaaaaaagcagcaaaaagtcAGGACATTGGGAACGGTATGCGTGAATATACTGCTCTTCATTACTCACCTTACTTACGTTTACGCATTTATTtagaaaacaataacaaatttcATGTGGAAACAAGCGAAAATAGGTATCTTCTGATCGTGCATATAGGGGATTTTCTGCGGTTGGTACTCTTCCACTGGGACTTCTCGCAAACCAAAATAGCGCGCCTCAAATTACCTCACAATCAAATCCATAAGAATTATATTTGggtttttgtttatgtttgtttttgttcgttcattttccattttcagtcAAGAGCTGACTCAAGAAAAGTCAGTCAAAGGAACCGGCAAAGGTAAATGTGTCACCACTTCAAccagaagatgaagaaattgGTCCCACTGAGGATCTTTTCGCTTTTTGATTCTGTTTTTTGAATTAACATTAAAATGTTGTGCACTTTTCTAAGGAAGTCGAAgttttgaacaaaaagaagaggagcaAGGCACCACTACCtcaaagaacaagaaaggtAGTCGGAAGAAGAATAAGGaacgaaaagcgaaaaaaacagATAGCAGAGGAACCGAGGATTCGGAGAAGCAACCGAAGACAGCAGTGATACGCATGTCTCAGGTTCCAATCTGCTTGACTTCGCGCTCCACATATAACTCTGTCTGCGCAATAATTTTCGACTTTTAGGAAGACTCTTTCACAAAATTTGAGGACATTGAAGCTCCAAGTAGGCCACTGAAAGTTCTAAATGAAGAGGTTGAAATGTATTGTGAGGGAAAGGTGATCAGCGCTTCGCTGAGGCAAAAGAGAGGTATATAAATGGTGTGGTGCGTTCTTTTTATGAAAAGCAGTAGAGGAATTTAGGTGGTAGGActgtggaaagaaaacaaaaaaaagaggaagctACCGACACGGCTAAAGATCGTAGGTCCAGGATTCGTGAAAAAGAGGGAACGAATTTACGCGGTAGGGCTCAAACTCCGGAGGTACGTCGGGAGGAAGatgcgagaaaaaaactagcttTGCTGtggcaaaagaagaaacaaaaatcgcGAGAGAATGTTAATGAGCCTTCGAGCATTCCAATGGAGCCTTCGAGCATTCCGATGGAGCCTTCGAGCATTCCGATGGAGCCTTCGAGCATTCCGATGGAGCCTTCGAGCAATCCGAAGGAGCCCGTACATGCATCGTCTAGGACTCAGTCCGTTAGTGGAAAGTCAATTGTAGCGAATTCGAAACCAGACATTGAAAAAGCAGAAGCGGGTCATGTTTTCACGGGGGATAAAaaggaggataaaaaggaggatgaaaaggaagataaaaagaaggagaaaaaagagcaaaaaacaGACCATAAGAAGGCAGACAAGAAGGACGACaaaagagagggaaaaaaggacgataaaaaagaagagaaaaaagagcaaagaatAGAGGATAAGAAGGTAGACAACAAGAACGACaaaagagagggaaaaaaggacgataaaaaagaagagaaaaaagaacaaagaatagGGGATAAGAAGGTAGACAACAAGAACGacaaaagagaggaaaataaggacgataaaaaagaagagaaaaaagagcaaagaatAGAGGATAAGAAGGTAGACAACAAGAACGacaaaagagaggaaaataa
This is a stretch of genomic DNA from Necator americanus strain Aroian chromosome II, whole genome shotgun sequence. It encodes these proteins:
- a CDS encoding hypothetical protein (NECATOR_CHRII.G4941.T3), coding for MDTKAPVSPDVPPKPSRNIYKKLRTSVRDSRISHRLRRRLNKAGTPSTTSSNNSTPTTSPLPETSQELTQEKSVKGTGKGSRSFEQKEEEQGTTTSKNKKGSRKKNKERKAKKTDSRGTEDSEKQPKTAVIRMSQEDSFTKFEDIEAPSRPLKVLNEEVEMYCEGKVISASLRQKRGGRTVERKQKKEEATDTAKDRRSRIREKEGTNLRGRAQTPEVRREEDARKKLALLWQKKKQKSRENVNEPSSIPMEPSSIPMEPSSIPMEPSSIPMEPSSNPKEPVHASSRTQSVSGKSIVANSKPDIEKAEAGHVFTGDKKEDKKEDEKEDKKKEKKEQKTDHKKADKKDDKREGKKDDKKEEKKEQRIEDKKVDNKNDKREENKDDKKEEKKEQRIEDKKVDNKNDKREENKDDKKEEKKEQRIEDKKVDNKNDKREENKDDKKGEKVMASLDAVAVGDEAMKDLIALVESGEDGWKELWTDDGIVFHTKKGVEPCLVDIIRCRFMLEDTDLATVKAMVTPWLPYRMQWDEILQKCELVEELDKGYRLMHHVTKKKFPLSPRDSVDVVSTVCEPNRVLVSARSVPTAGPAPTSDIIRTYQHLGAYCFCVSGEHNVEFTMYFQCDLNISAPAFIQKLIDKAKPRLMCDKAKSLRRAIKKIQIDAAHLEKW
- a CDS encoding hypothetical protein (NECATOR_CHRII.G4941.T1), giving the protein MDTKAPVSPDVPPKPSRNIYKKLRTSVRDSRISHRLRRRLNKAGTPSTTSSNNSTPTTSPLPETSQELTQEKSVKGTGKGSRSFEQKEEEQGTTTSKNKKGSRKKNKERKAKKTDSRGTEDSEKQPKTAVIRMSQEDSFTKFEDIEAPSRPLKVLNEEVEMYCEGKVISASLRQKRGGRTVERKQKKEEATDTAKDRRSRIREKEGTNLRGRAQTPEVRREEDARKKLALLWQKKKQKSRENVNEPSSIPMEPSSIPMEPSSIPMEPSSIPMEPSSNPKEPVHASSRTQSVSGKSIVANSKPDIEKAEAGHVFTGDKKEDKKEDEKEDKKKEKKEQKTDHKKADKKDDKREGKKDDKKEEKKEQRIEDKKVDNKNDKREENKDDKKEEKKEQRIEDKKVDNKNDKREENKDDKKEEKKEQRIEDKKVDNKNDKREENKDDKKEEKKEQRIEDKKVDNKNDKREENKDDKKGEKVVEKK